One Gammaproteobacteria bacterium DNA window includes the following coding sequences:
- a CDS encoding diguanylate cyclase, with amino-acid sequence MSNSNKNESPVPGSLEQFRGAMATILSSSTVRSLIKYVEPIHPDTRCAVVLDMLISDQSLFVIPVVDQDNVPIGLINRNKMLETFSRPYTRELYGRKPISDLSEASPIIVEQDKNIDDVARIISDTGPQSISDGFIITCEGIYVGMGSGYSLLNAITEQKNANLYQLAHFDAMTGLPSRMLFQDRLIQACSHSLRKNNGVTPPRTSVALLFLDLDRFKLVNDTFGHHIGDLLLKEVAQRLLSCVRMDDTVARLGGDEFTIILPRVKNTQDVAFVAQKIITAIAKPFNLCKHEIFVGVSVGIALFPSDDSEINNLIQKADTALYHAKGNGRNQYQFFTEEMNQVISKRIALERNLRLALENNEFFLYFQPQANIKTGRIDGIEALIRWRHNGNEISPTDFIPFAEETDLIVRIGEWVLRTACRQGKIWQVAGLPPVQIAVNLSMRQLHQANFLERVIEILRETGFDPTYLEFELTESLLMRNVEETIVLLEHLKELGIKLSIDDFGTGYSSLSYLQRLPIDALKIDRSFVQGIDKTGANLNIIRAIIGLAHGLGITVIAEGVETKTQLNFLRKQQCDRIQGYLCSRPLTSTVLEQFLSSRYCLDVE; translated from the coding sequence ATGTCTAATAGTAATAAAAATGAATCGCCAGTGCCAGGTTCTCTCGAACAATTCCGGGGGGCAATGGCAACGATTCTCTCCAGCAGCACGGTTAGGTCACTAATAAAATATGTAGAACCAATTCACCCAGACACGCGTTGCGCTGTCGTGCTGGATATGCTCATCAGCGATCAGTCATTATTTGTAATTCCTGTTGTGGATCAAGATAACGTGCCCATCGGCCTCATTAATAGAAATAAAATGCTAGAAACATTTAGCCGCCCGTATACTCGTGAGCTATATGGGAGAAAACCAATCTCAGATCTTTCTGAAGCCTCACCCATTATTGTCGAGCAAGATAAGAATATCGATGACGTGGCCCGGATCATTTCTGACACTGGTCCGCAATCAATCTCAGATGGCTTTATTATTACTTGCGAGGGAATTTACGTTGGCATGGGATCTGGATATAGTCTACTTAATGCGATTACCGAACAAAAAAATGCCAATCTGTATCAGTTGGCACACTTTGATGCGATGACTGGCCTACCCAGTCGCATGTTATTTCAAGATCGATTGATCCAGGCATGTTCTCATTCGTTACGTAAAAATAACGGCGTAACACCACCCCGTACTTCAGTAGCGCTGCTGTTCCTTGACTTGGATCGTTTCAAGTTAGTGAACGATACCTTTGGACACCACATCGGTGATTTGCTTCTCAAAGAAGTTGCACAACGCTTATTGTCATGCGTACGCATGGATGATACTGTCGCGCGATTAGGTGGGGATGAATTCACGATTATTCTTCCGCGCGTAAAAAACACCCAGGATGTAGCTTTCGTTGCACAAAAGATAATTACCGCTATCGCCAAACCATTCAATCTCTGTAAACATGAAATATTCGTTGGCGTAAGTGTCGGTATAGCGCTCTTTCCCAGCGACGATTCAGAGATTAACAATCTTATCCAGAAGGCGGATACCGCTCTATATCACGCCAAGGGTAACGGTCGAAATCAATATCAATTCTTTACGGAGGAGATGAACCAGGTAATTTCTAAGAGGATTGCACTGGAAAGAAATCTGCGCCTCGCACTGGAGAATAATGAATTTTTCTTGTACTTTCAACCACAGGCAAACATAAAAACGGGACGTATTGACGGTATTGAAGCACTGATCAGATGGCGACATAACGGAAATGAAATCTCCCCTACCGATTTCATACCATTTGCCGAGGAAACAGATCTAATTGTCAGAATTGGTGAATGGGTGTTACGAACCGCTTGCCGGCAAGGAAAAATCTGGCAAGTTGCTGGTCTACCTCCTGTGCAAATCGCAGTTAATTTGTCGATGCGTCAACTGCACCAAGCCAATTTCCTAGAACGAGTTATTGAAATTCTCAGAGAGACCGGTTTTGATCCTACGTATTTAGAATTCGAGTTAACTGAAAGTCTCTTAATGAGAAATGTTGAAGAAACCATCGTCCTTTTAGAACACCTCAAAGAGTTAGGTATAAAATTATCTATAGATGATTTTGGAACGGGCTATTCTTCATTGAGTTACCTTCAACGCCTCCCCATCGACGCGTTGAAAATAGATCGTAGTTTTGTTCAGGGTATCGATAAAACAGGGGCCAATCTCAACATTATCCGTGCCATTATTGGCTTGGCGCATGGCCTGGGCATTACCGTAATTGCTGAAGGAGTTGAAACAAAAACACAGCTTAACTTCCTACGCAAACAGCAATGTGATCGGATTCAGGGTTATTTATGCAGTCGACCACTAACCTCTACAGTATTGGAGCAGTTTCTTTCTAGTAGATACTGTCTAGACGTTGAGTGA